A portion of the Paenibacillus hamazuiensis genome contains these proteins:
- a CDS encoding response regulator transcription factor → MIRILLVEDEEVIREGISSLIRQVSPHFTVVKEAAHGREALDYLSRNVVDVVITDIRMREMNGLQLLEKIREKYEDMPLLIISGYSDFSYAQKALQFGVSDYLLKPIDRKQLVCALDKIHALLLKRGGKSPVPAQAEEAPPAMQPGTEGRRLIRKVKEYIEAHPEGDLRLQTLADFVHLNPAYLSQLFKQETGANLSDAITAARMERAKYLLAHTELKIYDVARLSGYQSPKHFMLVFKQWAGVTPGTYREQHAT, encoded by the coding sequence ATGATACGCATACTGCTCGTTGAGGATGAGGAAGTGATCCGCGAAGGCATCTCATCCTTGATCCGCCAGGTTTCGCCCCATTTTACCGTCGTGAAGGAAGCGGCGCACGGGCGCGAGGCGCTCGATTACCTCAGCAGAAACGTCGTCGATGTGGTCATCACGGACATTCGCATGCGCGAGATGAACGGGCTGCAGCTGCTGGAGAAAATCCGCGAGAAATACGAGGACATGCCTTTGCTGATCATCAGCGGGTACAGCGATTTCAGCTATGCGCAGAAGGCGCTGCAATTCGGGGTATCGGATTATTTGCTGAAGCCGATTGACCGCAAGCAGCTCGTTTGTGCGCTGGACAAGATCCACGCCCTCCTGCTGAAGCGCGGCGGCAAAAGCCCTGTGCCGGCCCAAGCCGAGGAGGCTCCGCCCGCCATGCAGCCCGGGACGGAGGGGCGCCGTCTGATCCGCAAGGTGAAGGAATACATCGAAGCTCATCCCGAAGGTGACCTGCGGCTGCAAACCCTTGCCGATTTCGTTCATTTGAACCCGGCTTATTTAAGCCAGCTGTTCAAGCAGGAGACCGGCGCCAACTTGTCGGACGCAATCACCGCAGCCCGGATGGAGCGGGCCAAATACCTTCTCGCCCATACGGAGCTGAAAATATACGACGTCGCCCGCTTGTCGGGATACCAAAGCCCCAAGCACTTCATGCTCGTATTCAAACAATGGGCGGGCGTCACGCCGGGAACGTACCGCGAACAGCACGCGACTTGA
- a CDS encoding FAD-dependent oxidoreductase yields MTRKYEADVVVAGGGPAGLTAALAAGRQGASVILIERYGFVGGMSTAASVYPWMTFHTSHGEQVIKGIAQEIVDRLMERGGSPGHLRDTIGFTYSVTPYDAEIFKLLAVEMLKEAGVKLLAHSFVDEVSVQGQTIRSVRLTGKSGRIDVFGKQFVDATGDADVAHLAGAATLKGREQDGRTQPMTMKFRMRGVDIEAVRQAILANPQNFYHKTLFSELDRLPLTSVSGFYAEWKAANVPINRDQVLFFTGPAADEVLVNCTRVQGLDATDVEQLTQAEEEGRRQVLLMAEFMQKHIPGFANASISSVGTQIGIRESRRIDGLYCLSLADVVQGRRFDDGIARSGYPVDLHDPTGKGIASAFIEGGGAYDIPYRCLIPKGIDNLLAAGRCISTSHEALATTRLTPSCMATGQAAGTAAALAAKGGTSVTDVDIERLRDALRQANAVI; encoded by the coding sequence ATGACACGTAAATATGAAGCGGATGTGGTCGTTGCCGGCGGCGGGCCGGCCGGACTGACGGCGGCCCTTGCCGCAGGACGGCAAGGAGCATCCGTCATCCTGATCGAACGCTACGGCTTTGTGGGCGGCATGTCCACAGCGGCCTCCGTCTACCCGTGGATGACCTTCCACACCTCGCACGGCGAGCAGGTGATCAAGGGCATCGCGCAGGAAATCGTAGACCGCCTGATGGAACGCGGCGGATCTCCCGGCCATCTTCGGGACACGATCGGCTTTACGTACAGCGTGACGCCGTACGACGCCGAAATTTTCAAGCTGCTGGCCGTCGAAATGCTGAAGGAAGCCGGAGTCAAGCTGCTCGCTCACAGCTTCGTGGACGAAGTGAGCGTCCAGGGACAAACGATCCGATCCGTGCGCCTGACCGGCAAATCGGGACGGATCGACGTCTTCGGCAAGCAGTTCGTCGACGCCACCGGGGATGCCGATGTTGCGCATTTGGCCGGTGCGGCCACCCTTAAGGGGCGGGAGCAGGACGGACGCACGCAGCCGATGACGATGAAATTCCGCATGCGCGGCGTCGATATCGAGGCGGTGCGGCAGGCTATTCTTGCTAATCCGCAAAACTTCTACCATAAAACGCTCTTTTCCGAGCTGGACCGGCTTCCGCTCACCTCCGTCTCCGGCTTTTACGCCGAATGGAAGGCGGCCAACGTGCCGATTAACCGCGATCAGGTGCTCTTCTTCACCGGGCCTGCGGCCGACGAAGTGCTCGTCAACTGCACTCGCGTGCAGGGACTGGACGCTACCGACGTCGAGCAGCTGACGCAGGCCGAGGAAGAAGGCCGCCGCCAGGTGCTGCTGATGGCCGAGTTTATGCAGAAGCACATTCCCGGCTTCGCCAACGCGTCGATATCCTCGGTCGGCACGCAGATCGGCATACGCGAATCGCGGCGGATCGACGGGCTCTACTGCCTGAGCCTCGCCGATGTCGTGCAGGGGCGCCGTTTCGACGACGGCATCGCGCGCAGCGGCTACCCGGTCGATCTGCACGACCCGACCGGCAAAGGCATCGCCTCCGCTTTCATCGAAGGCGGCGGAGCCTACGACATCCCTTACCGCTGCCTTATCCCGAAGGGGATCGACAATCTGCTCGCAGCCGGGCGTTGCATCTCGACGAGCCACGAGGCGCTGGCCACGACGCGGCTGACGCCGAGCTGCATGGCGACCGGCCAGGCGGCCGGAACAGCCGCGGCTCTTGCCGCCAAAGGCGGTACGTCCGTCACGGACGTCGACATCGAGCGGCTGCGCGACGCGCTTCGTCAGGCGAACGCCGTGATCTAA
- a CDS encoding cache domain-containing sensor histidine kinase, whose translation MKFSVRLRQAAFPPLSRWSLRSKTLLVFLLLIAIPLGLQGALTYYDFSGSTERRAADYSAQLVGQINRNLDRTLKEMQRLSLTPLYDPEVLNILRKYSSPDLKYVRPSVEELEKMLLHIASGTYDRSEIRGIQIFAGNGYTFSNLDANTIRSFNDPSQESWYDRVRSADGAWTLIPTHRPAYYLDNDPQTVFSVARLIREPNTNRTLGLVKIDLKLDVFQQIVSNVKFEDKAGLIAVNSRNELFFRKGGPQQPLGDKEEWTSAASLPNGSGVQHMQLGGKPFLAISDYSDYSDIKIVSYIPVESLLKDTNELRNMTLWIGVICLTLAGGFATYSSYRLSRPLAALKNKMKRVEHGDFKQSVEVESEDEIGQLSRNFNRMVERIDRLVEEVYVIGLREKEAELAALQSQINPHFIYNTLESINMLAVRGQSSRVSDMVTALGRLLRYTVGHSRRLVQLREELESAEAYVRIQQLRYGERLNIVFDIEPELLSCAIPKLMLQPMIENAIYHGIGDRESGGTIWILAARFEDYLLLTVRDDGRGMTEDELARLRKSLVVPTLAASDRPDGHGVALRNICQRLTLLYGEAGELHVDASPGAGTAFTITIPLHELEETPDDTHTAR comes from the coding sequence GTGAAATTCAGCGTACGTCTGCGGCAAGCGGCCTTTCCTCCTCTATCCCGGTGGAGTCTGCGTTCCAAGACGCTGCTCGTTTTCCTGCTGCTCATCGCCATTCCGCTCGGGCTGCAGGGAGCGCTCACCTATTATGACTTTTCCGGGTCGACCGAACGCCGCGCCGCCGATTACTCGGCTCAGTTGGTCGGACAAATCAACCGAAATCTCGACCGCACCTTGAAGGAAATGCAGCGTCTTTCGCTGACGCCGCTTTACGACCCCGAGGTGCTGAACATTCTCCGCAAATACAGCAGCCCGGATCTGAAATACGTCCGTCCGTCGGTCGAGGAGCTGGAAAAGATGCTGCTTCATATCGCCAGCGGCACGTATGACCGTTCCGAAATCCGCGGCATTCAAATTTTTGCGGGCAACGGCTACACCTTCTCCAACCTCGATGCGAACACGATTCGCTCGTTTAACGATCCTTCGCAGGAAAGCTGGTATGACCGGGTGCGCTCGGCCGACGGCGCCTGGACGCTGATTCCGACGCACCGCCCCGCTTATTACTTGGATAACGATCCTCAGACGGTCTTTTCCGTAGCCCGTCTGATCCGCGAGCCGAACACGAACCGTACGCTCGGACTCGTCAAGATCGATTTGAAATTGGACGTGTTTCAGCAAATCGTATCCAACGTCAAATTCGAAGATAAAGCCGGCCTGATCGCAGTTAACAGCCGCAACGAGCTGTTTTTCCGGAAGGGCGGCCCGCAGCAGCCGCTCGGCGATAAAGAGGAATGGACAAGCGCCGCCTCCCTTCCCAACGGTTCGGGCGTGCAGCACATGCAGCTCGGCGGGAAGCCCTTTCTCGCGATTTCCGATTACTCCGACTACTCGGATATCAAAATCGTCAGCTACATCCCGGTCGAATCGCTGCTGAAGGATACGAACGAGCTGCGAAATATGACGTTATGGATCGGCGTCATCTGCCTGACGCTGGCCGGAGGATTCGCCACCTATTCGTCATATCGGCTCAGCCGCCCGCTGGCGGCACTCAAAAACAAAATGAAGCGGGTCGAGCACGGCGACTTCAAGCAAAGCGTCGAGGTCGAGTCCGAGGATGAGATCGGGCAGCTGAGCCGCAACTTCAACCGGATGGTCGAACGGATCGACCGGTTGGTCGAGGAGGTTTACGTCATCGGCCTCCGCGAGAAGGAAGCGGAGCTGGCGGCGCTGCAAAGCCAAATCAATCCGCATTTTATATACAACACGCTGGAGTCGATCAATATGCTGGCCGTGCGGGGGCAAAGCAGCCGCGTATCCGATATGGTCACCGCGCTGGGCCGGCTGCTCCGGTACACGGTCGGCCACAGCCGCCGGCTCGTGCAGCTGCGCGAGGAACTGGAATCGGCCGAGGCATACGTGCGGATTCAGCAGCTGCGCTACGGGGAGCGGCTGAATATCGTTTTTGACATCGAGCCGGAGCTGCTCTCCTGCGCGATTCCCAAGCTGATGCTGCAGCCGATGATCGAGAACGCGATCTATCACGGTATCGGCGATCGCGAATCGGGAGGCACCATATGGATACTCGCCGCCCGATTCGAGGATTATCTGCTGCTGACCGTCCGCGACGACGGACGCGGCATGACCGAAGATGAGCTCGCCCGGCTGCGCAAGTCGCTCGTTGTCCCGACGCTGGCGGCAAGCGATCGGCCGGACGGCCATGGCGTCGCGCTGCGCAATATTTGCCAGCGGCTGACGCTGCTTTACGGAGAAGCCGGGGAGCTGCACGTGGACGCAAGCCCCGGAGCCGGCACGGCATTCACCATCACTATCCCGCTTCATGAATTGGAGGAAACGCCCGATGATACGCATACTGCTCGTTGA
- a CDS encoding response regulator translates to MIAEDHPLFRSGVRNLLRTTDDLEVVGEASSGEEAVALVERLQPDLVLMDIRMPGMNGIEATRLIKEKYPAIEVLILTMFRDDQSVFTAMRVGAKGYILKDSDEDELLKSIRMVGSGGAVFSADIAGRMMHYFSQSRTVPADNPTFSELTKRELEILERIAKGDSNAEIAARLQISNKTVANYVSNILNKLQVSDRNAVKRLVQKAREE, encoded by the coding sequence GTGATTGCAGAGGATCATCCGTTATTTCGCAGCGGCGTTCGCAATTTGCTGAGGACGACGGACGATCTTGAAGTCGTTGGGGAAGCGTCATCCGGAGAGGAAGCGGTCGCTCTTGTGGAGCGGCTGCAGCCCGATTTGGTGCTTATGGATATCCGCATGCCCGGTATGAATGGGATCGAAGCGACGCGATTGATCAAAGAAAAATATCCGGCGATCGAGGTTTTGATCTTGACGATGTTCAGAGACGACCAATCGGTTTTCACCGCCATGCGAGTAGGTGCGAAAGGGTACATCCTTAAGGATTCGGACGAGGATGAGCTGCTCAAATCCATCCGCATGGTAGGCAGCGGCGGAGCGGTATTTAGCGCGGATATTGCCGGCCGGATGATGCATTATTTTTCCCAGTCCCGTACTGTTCCCGCGGATAATCCCACCTTCTCGGAGCTCACCAAACGCGAGTTGGAGATTTTGGAGCGGATTGCGAAGGGTGACAGCAACGCCGAAATTGCCGCCCGACTGCAAATCAGTAACAAAACGGTAGCCAACTATGTCTCGAACATTCTTAACAAGCTGCAGGTTTCGGATCGCAATGCCGTGAAACGATTGGTTCAAAAAGCGCGTGAGGAATAG
- a CDS encoding catalase, which translates to MSQNETDMTLTNRQGYPISDNQNIRTVGNRGPSTLENYHFIEKISHFDRERIPERVVHARGAGAHGYFEAYGKVGNEPVSKYTRAKLFQEAGKRTPVFVRFSTVVGGTHSSETDRDPRGFAVKFYTEEGNWDLVGNNLKIFFIRDPLKFPDMVHAFKVDPVTNVPNPERMFDFVSNSPEATHMITFVFSPWGIPANYRQMQGSGVNTYKWVNREGEAVLVKYHWEPLKQGIKNLTQKEASAIQAKTTSHATQDLYEAIERGDYPEWELCVQMMSDDEHPELDFDPLDPTKLWDHERFPFLPVGKMVLNKNPENYFAEVEQAAFGTGVLVDGLDFSDDKLLQGRTFSYSDTQRYRVGTNYLQLPINAPKTRVATNQRDGQMAYMVDRAPDQNPHVNYEPSSLGGLQEAVPSGKEHQPAYSAKLVREKISRPNDFKQAGETYRKFEDWERDELISNLVDALKICKPHIQEKMIEYFTNADPDYGRRVSEGLKQAKTDTAHLGSDAARDGAEQARNSGQRTDGY; encoded by the coding sequence ATGAGTCAGAACGAAACCGATATGACCTTAACGAATCGGCAGGGCTATCCGATTTCGGATAATCAAAATATTCGAACGGTCGGAAATCGCGGCCCATCGACACTCGAGAACTATCACTTTATTGAAAAAATTTCCCACTTCGACCGCGAACGCATTCCGGAAAGAGTCGTTCACGCCCGCGGCGCCGGCGCTCACGGCTATTTCGAAGCTTATGGAAAAGTCGGCAACGAGCCTGTTTCCAAATATACCCGCGCCAAGCTTTTTCAAGAGGCGGGCAAGCGCACTCCGGTATTCGTTCGCTTTTCCACCGTTGTAGGCGGCACCCATTCTTCCGAAACCGATCGCGATCCGCGCGGCTTTGCCGTCAAGTTTTATACGGAGGAGGGAAACTGGGACCTGGTCGGCAACAACCTGAAAATTTTCTTCATCCGGGATCCGCTCAAATTTCCGGACATGGTCCATGCTTTCAAGGTAGACCCCGTTACCAACGTGCCCAATCCGGAAAGAATGTTCGATTTTGTCTCTAACAGTCCGGAAGCCACCCACATGATTACCTTTGTTTTCTCACCTTGGGGCATTCCCGCTAATTACCGGCAAATGCAGGGGTCCGGCGTCAATACGTACAAGTGGGTCAACCGGGAAGGCGAAGCCGTTCTGGTCAAGTACCACTGGGAACCGCTGAAGCAAGGGATCAAGAACCTGACTCAGAAAGAAGCCAGCGCCATTCAAGCCAAGACGACAAGCCACGCGACCCAGGATCTATACGAAGCTATCGAACGGGGCGACTATCCCGAGTGGGAGCTTTGCGTGCAAATGATGAGCGACGATGAGCATCCCGAGTTGGATTTCGATCCGCTGGACCCGACCAAGCTGTGGGATCATGAGCGTTTTCCGTTTTTGCCCGTAGGTAAGATGGTGTTAAATAAAAATCCGGAAAATTATTTTGCGGAAGTGGAGCAGGCGGCATTCGGTACGGGGGTATTGGTGGACGGTCTGGATTTTTCGGACGATAAACTGCTGCAGGGGCGCACCTTCTCCTACTCCGATACCCAGCGGTACCGGGTAGGCACGAATTATTTGCAGCTGCCGATCAACGCTCCGAAAACACGGGTCGCTACGAATCAAAGGGACGGGCAGATGGCTTATATGGTCGATCGGGCTCCCGATCAAAATCCGCATGTGAACTACGAGCCCTCCTCGTTGGGCGGCCTTCAGGAAGCGGTCCCGTCGGGCAAGGAACATCAGCCCGCCTATTCGGCCAAACTGGTTCGCGAAAAAATCAGCCGACCCAACGACTTTAAGCAAGCGGGCGAAACGTACCGCAAGTTTGAAGATTGGGAGCGCGATGAGCTGATTTCGAATCTGGTCGATGCGCTGAAAATATGCAAACCGCACATTCAGGAAAAAATGATCGAGTATTTTACCAATGCCGACCCCGACTATGGCCGGAGAGTATCCGAAGGCTTGAAGCAAGCTAAAACGGACACCGCCCACCTCGGTTCCGATGCCGCAAGAGACGGGGCGGAGCAAGCCCGGAACTCCGGGCAACGGACGGACGGGTATTGA
- a CDS encoding carbohydrate ABC transporter permease, which translates to MVLGFALLLFVPLMMALYMSLTDWPLLGEAKFVGLDNYKAIAGDKEFWKVLGNTFYFAAGLVPLNIVLALLLALPLAGKLPGMGFFRTVIFVPVMTSLIVWSIVWKYMFATDSGFINQLLQWFGVTGPSWLYDRNLAMPVVIVTSVLKNLGLNMVLFIAALQQVPAQLYEAARIDGAGRVVTFFRVTLPMITHTLFLTIIMTIIGSLKVFGQIYVMTQGGPVGSTKVLVYYIWEKAFKLYEFGYASSLAYVLFAIILALTLVQWGLRKRWVIHEG; encoded by the coding sequence ATGGTGCTCGGCTTCGCGCTGCTGCTGTTCGTGCCGCTCATGATGGCGCTGTATATGAGTTTGACGGACTGGCCGCTGCTGGGGGAAGCGAAGTTCGTCGGACTGGACAATTATAAAGCGATCGCCGGGGACAAGGAATTTTGGAAGGTGCTCGGCAATACGTTCTACTTCGCGGCCGGGCTTGTTCCGCTGAATATCGTGCTGGCACTGCTGCTCGCCCTGCCGCTGGCCGGCAAGCTCCCGGGAATGGGCTTTTTCCGCACCGTCATCTTCGTCCCGGTCATGACGTCGCTGATCGTTTGGTCGATCGTATGGAAGTACATGTTCGCGACCGATTCCGGCTTTATCAACCAGCTGCTGCAGTGGTTCGGCGTGACGGGGCCGTCCTGGCTCTATGACCGGAATTTGGCGATGCCCGTCGTCATTGTCACCAGCGTGCTGAAGAACCTCGGGCTGAACATGGTGCTCTTTATCGCTGCGCTCCAGCAAGTTCCGGCGCAGCTTTACGAGGCGGCCAGGATCGACGGCGCCGGCAGGGTCGTCACCTTCTTCCGCGTGACGCTGCCGATGATTACGCACACTCTGTTTTTGACGATCATCATGACCATCATCGGCTCGCTCAAGGTGTTCGGCCAAATTTACGTCATGACGCAGGGCGGTCCGGTCGGCAGCACGAAGGTGCTCGTATATTACATCTGGGAAAAAGCGTTCAAGCTCTACGAGTTCGGCTATGCCTCCTCGCTGGCCTACGTGCTGTTTGCGATCATTTTGGCGCTGACTCTCGTGCAGTGGGGCTTGCGAAAGAGGTGGGTCATTCATGAAGGCTGA
- a CDS encoding ABC transporter substrate-binding protein encodes MKRTLACLISLSMVAVTSACGGAGKTNETAPGASAQNTKKIELKFATWGNPAQLELYQKLAAKYQESHPNIEVKIDSIPFADYQQKISVLAAGRELPDIAWISERMVPQFMANGILEDVSDVVNDPAFNSADIIPSTLELFRKDGKLYGLPFSTPPSVVFYNKDLFDKAGLTSPNELAKQGKWTWDEFVKSAKAISSGPSSGRTYGANFFRDWKTWIILASYSWSNGSGPFNEDMTKFTWSDKYGVETFKMLQTMMFTDNSHPKAGEQVSFESGKLGMIFDNYSFVSKARTIKDFKWSIAPMPSGSKGTVPMMGQAGYVLFKESKHPKEAKELLKFFAGQEGIQTTSAFFVPPRKSVLSSDAFLKQEGNPDPSDIKQAVIDEMPKAKVQPGHIQWQKIDTEILSGFDHLFGQTGPPEQILKDVEAKVDPLLKK; translated from the coding sequence ATGAAACGAACGTTGGCTTGCCTGATCTCGTTATCCATGGTAGCGGTAACATCGGCATGCGGCGGTGCCGGAAAAACCAATGAAACCGCACCCGGTGCAAGCGCCCAGAACACAAAGAAAATCGAACTGAAGTTCGCCACATGGGGCAACCCTGCGCAGCTGGAGCTGTATCAAAAGCTCGCCGCCAAGTACCAGGAATCGCACCCGAACATTGAGGTCAAAATCGACTCGATTCCGTTTGCCGATTACCAGCAAAAAATTTCCGTACTCGCCGCCGGCCGGGAGCTGCCGGATATCGCCTGGATTTCCGAGCGCATGGTTCCCCAGTTTATGGCCAACGGCATTCTCGAGGACGTGTCGGACGTCGTAAACGACCCGGCCTTCAACAGCGCGGACATCATCCCGTCCACTCTGGAGCTGTTCCGCAAGGACGGCAAACTGTACGGCCTGCCGTTCTCAACGCCGCCCAGCGTCGTGTTCTACAACAAGGATCTGTTCGACAAGGCGGGGCTGACTTCTCCAAACGAGCTGGCCAAGCAGGGCAAGTGGACGTGGGATGAATTCGTCAAGTCGGCCAAAGCGATTTCCAGCGGTCCTTCCTCCGGCCGGACTTATGGAGCGAATTTCTTCCGCGACTGGAAAACCTGGATCATTCTCGCCTCCTACTCCTGGTCCAACGGCAGCGGCCCGTTCAACGAAGACATGACCAAGTTCACATGGAGCGACAAGTACGGCGTAGAGACGTTTAAAATGCTGCAGACGATGATGTTCACCGACAACTCCCACCCGAAAGCGGGAGAGCAAGTCAGCTTTGAGTCGGGCAAGCTCGGCATGATTTTCGACAACTACAGCTTTGTATCCAAAGCACGCACGATCAAGGATTTCAAATGGAGCATCGCGCCGATGCCGTCCGGCTCCAAGGGCACCGTTCCGATGATGGGCCAGGCCGGTTATGTGCTGTTCAAGGAAAGCAAGCATCCGAAGGAAGCGAAGGAGCTGCTGAAATTTTTCGCCGGTCAGGAAGGCATTCAAACCACTTCCGCGTTTTTCGTACCGCCGCGCAAATCGGTTCTCAGCTCGGACGCATTCCTGAAGCAGGAAGGCAACCCCGACCCAAGCGACATCAAGCAGGCGGTCATCGACGAGATGCCGAAGGCCAAAGTTCAACCGGGTCATATTCAGTGGCAAAAAATCGACACCGAAATCTTGTCGGGCTTCGATCACCTGTTCGGACAGACGGGACCGCCGGAGCAAATTTTGAAGGATGTCGAAGCCAAAGTCGATCCGCTGCTTAAAAAATAA
- a CDS encoding carbohydrate ABC transporter permease produces the protein MRTSYRISAAVQYFLLTVVSAVMLMPFLWMVSTSLKEPAKVFVFPPQLIPSPVRWSNYAEVLHIIPFHLFYWNSIYIAALVTAGTVFFSSLAGYAFARIPFWGSGVVFLLLLSTMMIPNEVIAIPMFLFMREIGFINTHVPLIVLPIFGAGGVFGVFVMRQFFIAIPKELEEAAMIDGCSRLRIYTSIMLPLAKPAAATLVIFTFLTSWNDFFDPLIYISDRTLMTLPLALSLFTDESGTAWHHLMSASVMATLPLLIVFFFAQKQFIEGVAMTGLKE, from the coding sequence ATGCGGACATCTTACCGGATAAGCGCGGCGGTTCAATATTTTCTGCTGACGGTCGTATCGGCGGTTATGCTGATGCCGTTTCTGTGGATGGTTTCGACATCGCTGAAGGAGCCCGCCAAAGTTTTCGTCTTTCCGCCGCAGCTCATTCCGTCACCGGTCCGCTGGTCCAACTATGCGGAAGTGCTGCATATCATCCCGTTTCACCTGTTTTACTGGAACAGCATCTATATCGCCGCGCTGGTCACGGCGGGGACGGTCTTTTTCTCCTCGCTGGCCGGTTATGCGTTTGCCCGCATCCCCTTCTGGGGGAGCGGCGTCGTGTTTTTGCTGCTGCTCAGCACGATGATGATTCCGAACGAGGTCATCGCCATCCCGATGTTTCTGTTCATGCGGGAGATCGGCTTCATCAATACGCACGTGCCCCTGATCGTTCTGCCGATATTCGGGGCCGGAGGCGTGTTCGGAGTATTCGTCATGCGGCAGTTTTTCATCGCTATCCCGAAGGAGCTTGAGGAAGCGGCGATGATCGACGGCTGCTCTCGCCTCCGGATTTATACGAGCATCATGCTGCCGCTGGCCAAGCCGGCCGCAGCTACATTGGTCATTTTTACGTTCCTGACGTCCTGGAACGATTTCTTCGATCCGCTGATCTACATCAGCGACCGGACGCTGATGACGCTGCCGCTCGCGCTGTCGCTTTTTACGGATGAATCGGGCACGGCGTGGCATCATCTGATGAGCGCCTCCGTCATGGCGACGCTGCCGCTGCTGATCGTATTCTTTTTCGCGCAAAAGCAATTTATCGAAGGCGTGGCGATGACCGGCCTGAAGGAATAA